CGGGCGGCCGTCCGGTCCGTCGGCGCGGCCTGCAACCCGGGTCTTCGCTCTTCTTTTCCCTTGACAAATCACCGCCGTATCCTTATCATCAATGTCAAGGGGGGCCGGGAATACGGGAGGCCGGGAATACGGGAGACCGGGAGTCCGGGAGGGGGGAAGAATCCGGGAGGCCGGGAAAGTGTGGTGCCGCGGACGTGCAGGGATTTGCCCGGCGATATCCTCCCCGGCCGCTCCATCGCGGGGCGGAGCGCGGCCGAGAGGACGTGGGCGTCGCCGCGGAAAGAACGCTAAGGAAGTTGCAGGCGCGTAGCTCAGTGGGAGAGCGCTACCTTGACACGGTAGAGGTCGGCGGTTCGAAACCGCCCGTGCCTACCATCTTCTCGAAGGCCGCTGCCGGCAGTGCCTCCAGGGCTTGTGCCGAAGGCGGCCTTCTTTTTGTTGTGTTGTGGTAGTTGTAAAGGGGCGGAGAGCGGACGGAGGCGCCGTCGCGGTTGCGCCGTCCATGCGTCCGCAAGGAGAAAAAGGTTGACAAGAGCCCGGCGGATCGGGATAATAAGAGTTTGTCTTTCAGCGATGGCCGGACTTCAGAGGCGTCACCCTGGCCGCCGGCGGCCGGGCGATGCCTCTTGTTTTTTTATGACCGGCGCCCGGTTGCGGGCGCACCGGGTGTCTTCATGATCAAGGCGACCCTCCCGGAGGGCGGGGAAAAGACGTTCGACGACGGCGCAACCTGCGCCGACGTGCTCAGAGGGCTCGACGAGAAGCTCGCAAGGCGGGCCGTGGCCGTCAGGGTCGACGGCGTGGTGCGCGACCTGCGCGAGCCGCTGGGGGCCGGCGATGTGGGCGGACGCGCCGTCGTCGTCGAGCCCGTCACCCTCGATAGCCCCGAGGGCCTCGACATATGCCGCCACTCCGCGGCCCACGTCGTGGCCCAGGCGGTCAAAGAGGTCATGGGCGGCGATGTGAAGCTCGCCATCGGCCCCACCATAGCCGACGGCTTCTACTACGACTTCGACGCGCCCAGGCCCTTTACGCCGCAGGACATCGAGGCCGTCGAGGAGGCGGCAAGGGAGATCGTAAGGAGCAACATCCCCTTCGAGCGCGAGGAACTCGGCCGTCATGAGGCGATCTCGCTCTTCAGGGAGCTCGGCGAGGACTACAAGGTGGAGCTCATCGAGGAGATGGAGCGTCCCACGGTGAGCGTCTTCCGCCAGGACGGCTTCGTAGACCTCTGCCGGGGACCCCACCTGCCGAGCACGGGCTGGATAAAGGCCTTCAAGCTCACCGGCACGGCCGGCGCCTACTGGCGGGGCGACGAGAAGAACAGGATGCTCCAGCGCGTCTACGGCACGGCCTTCGCCGACCGCAAGGCCCTCAAGGCCCACCTCGCGCGCATCGAGGAGGCCAAGCGCCGCGACCACAGAAAGCTCGGCCGCGAGCTCGACCTCTTCAGCACGAGCGACGACATAGGCGCCGGACTGGTGCTCTGGCACCCGAAGGGCGCGACGATCCGCCGCATCATCGAGGACTTCTGGCGCACGGAGCACGTAAAGGGCGGCTACCACATAGTCTACTCGCCGCACGTGGCGAAGCTCGACCTCTGGAAGAGGAGCGGCCACTGGGACTTCTACCGCGACAACCTCTTCAGTCCCATGGACGTGGAAGGGCAGGAGTACATCGTAAAGCCCATGAACTGCCCCTTCCACATAGAGCTCTACAGGAGCAGGCTTCGAAGCTACCGCGACCTCCCGATCCGCTACGCCGAGCTCGGCACGGTCTACCGCTTCGAGCGCTCCGGCGTGCTCCACGGACTGCTGCGCGTGCGGGGCTTCACACAGGACGACGCCCACATATTCACCACGCCGCAGATGCTGGAAGACGAAATAAGGGGCGTGCTCAACTTTACCCTTTACATTCTGAAGAGTTTCGGTTTTAATGAGTTCCAGGTCTACCTCAGCACGAGGCCCGACAAGTTCGTCGGCACGCCCGAAAACTGGGACGCCGCCGAAAAGGCCCTGGCCGCGGCGCTCGATGCCGCGGACCTCGACTACGAGATAGACCCGGGCGAGGGCGTCTTCTACGGCCCCAAGATCGACATAAAGATCAGGGACGTGCTCGGCAGGGCATGGCAGTGCTCGACCGTGCAGGTCGACTTCAACCTGCCCGAGCGCTTCGACGTAACCTATCGCGGCGCCGACGGCGGCGAAAGCCGCCCCATAATGATCCACCGGGCGCTGATGGGCTCGCTGGAGCGCTTCTTCGGATGCCTCGTCGAGCACTACGCCGGCGCCTTCCCGCTCTGGCTCGCGCCGGTGCAGGCCAAGGTCCTCACCGTCACCGACCGCACGGCCGCTTACGCCGCATCGGTGCTCTCCCGTCTCCGGGACGAGGGCTTCAGGGCGGAGCTCGACGACCGCAACGAGAAACTGGGCTTCAAGATCCGCGAGGCCCAGCTCGAAAAGATACCTTACATGCTCGTCATAGGCGACCGCGAGGCGCAGCGGCGGCTCGTCGCCCCCCGCATCCGCGGCGAGGGCGACGTGGGAGCCATGAGCGTCGACGCCCTCGTGGAGCGCATGAAAAGAGAGAACAGACCGTTGGGAGGTGAGCTTT
The Deltaproteobacteria bacterium DNA segment above includes these coding regions:
- the thrS gene encoding threonine--tRNA ligase — its product is MIKATLPEGGEKTFDDGATCADVLRGLDEKLARRAVAVRVDGVVRDLREPLGAGDVGGRAVVVEPVTLDSPEGLDICRHSAAHVVAQAVKEVMGGDVKLAIGPTIADGFYYDFDAPRPFTPQDIEAVEEAAREIVRSNIPFEREELGRHEAISLFRELGEDYKVELIEEMERPTVSVFRQDGFVDLCRGPHLPSTGWIKAFKLTGTAGAYWRGDEKNRMLQRVYGTAFADRKALKAHLARIEEAKRRDHRKLGRELDLFSTSDDIGAGLVLWHPKGATIRRIIEDFWRTEHVKGGYHIVYSPHVAKLDLWKRSGHWDFYRDNLFSPMDVEGQEYIVKPMNCPFHIELYRSRLRSYRDLPIRYAELGTVYRFERSGVLHGLLRVRGFTQDDAHIFTTPQMLEDEIRGVLNFTLYILKSFGFNEFQVYLSTRPDKFVGTPENWDAAEKALAAALDAADLDYEIDPGEGVFYGPKIDIKIRDVLGRAWQCSTVQVDFNLPERFDVTYRGADGGESRPIMIHRALMGSLERFFGCLVEHYAGAFPLWLAPVQAKVLTVTDRTAAYAASVLSRLRDEGFRAELDDRNEKLGFKIREAQLEKIPYMLVIGDREAQRRLVAPRIRGEGDVGAMSVDALVERMKRENRPLGGELS